From Zea mays cultivar B73 chromosome 3, Zm-B73-REFERENCE-NAM-5.0, whole genome shotgun sequence:
ATAGACAAAATTTCATCAACTCGTGGTTCCCCTTTTGGCCCAAGCTCATATTTATCAGCACAGGCAAGAGTAGTCGATGATTATACCATGTCCCAGACAATAATGAAAGAAATTAGTAATGGAGATCCTTCAGGAATGCTCGTTGTTGTAACTGGTGCGAGTCATGTAATGTATGGGCCACGAGGAATTGGCGTTCCTGCTAGGATATCTAAAAAGATGCAAAAGAAAAATCAAGTTGTGATACTTCTTGATCCTGAGAGGCAAAGTATAAGGAGAGAAGGTGAAATCCCTGTAGCTGATTTCTTATGGTACTCTGCTGCCAAGCCATGCAGTCGGAATTGCTTTGATCGTGCTGAAATTGCTAGAGTTATGAATGCTGCTGGCAGGAGGCGTGAAGCTTTACCTCAGGTTATCACTCATTCTTTCTCAGTATAAGCTGAGTGCTCTTGGTGCTATATGTATTACCTGCTTCCTGTAACATCTTGGGAGTAGCTATTAGTCTAAAGGAAAATGCAATCAGTACTGATTGTTATACATGAACTGTAGAACAAGAAATATTGTTATGAACCTATGGTAACTCGTTTTGAAGTCTATCTTGCTATTATAAGTACTCATATTTTCTTACATCGGAGCTGATGAAATTTATTGTATTTCTGTATCAGGATCTTCAGAAAGGAATAGATCTTGGTGTAGTTTCTCCTGAGATATTGCAGAACTTCTTTGACCTCGAGAAATACCCTGTCATGGCTGAACTGATTCACCGTTTCCAAGTAAGCAGCTCCTGTACTCTTTATCTCGCACTCTTTCCCCTTTTGGAAATGCCAATCAAAGATGTTGCTTAGTAGTTTAGGTAGGAAGAGATTATTATATATTTGAAACTTAAAGCTGCCCATTTTCTGCAGGGTTTTCGTGAAAGGTTGCTAGCAGACCCCAAGTTTCTGAATAGATTAGCTATTGAAGAGGCCATATCAATAACTACCACTCTTCTAGCACAATATGAAAAACGAAAAGGACGTTTTTTTGAAGAGATCGACTATGTTCTCACTGATACAATTAGGGGTTCTGTTGTTGACTTCTTTACAGTGTGGCTTCCTGCACCTACAATTTCACTCTTATCTTTTGCCGACGATGGCTCTGGTGAGAGTGTGGAGCTTCTGAAAGGAATTTTAGGATCACTGCCAGATAATGCATTTCAAAAGGGTATTGTTGGGCAGAACTGGAACATTAACCAGAGGTTTGCATCGGTGCTTATGGGTGGTCTAAAACTTGCTGGAGTTGGATTCATTTCTAGTATTGGAGCTGGAGTTGCTTCAGATGTCTTATATGGTGCCCGTCGGATTCTTAAACCTTCTGCAAATATGGAAGTGGGGCGCAAAAGATCTCCGATCTGGAAATCAGCAGCTGTTTATAGTTGCTTCCTTGGAACATCAGCAAACCTGCGATATCAGGTAGTTTGCCAAGAGCATCTTTCTGTTTACTCAAATGATATTAGTTATGCGAAGCTATTTTGTGGGTGGTTGCATGTATCGGGGCATATGTCGGTAATGGTCAAAATTTGTTGTAATAATACTACATGCTGAGAATGGAAAGTCGTTAACATCAAGATTAGGCCTTGCAACTGCAGATAATGTGCAACCAGTAACTCACTGATGCAATAGGTTATTCTAGTAAATGCAGCTTATAATTTGCTCTATTTTACACAGGAGTGTTAACCTTTTCCAATGAACATGTTTCAGGTCATAGCTGGTCTGATTGAGCATCGGCTAGGAGAGAATCTGATGGCCTACTATGACCAGCCACTTATTGCTAACCTGTTGTCCTTTGTTTCAAGGACAGTTAACTCATACTGGGGAACACAGGTTTAACACTTTTGCACTTTACATTAACTTGATAATGTTTTGGTATTTAAATCTGCACTTTTGAAGTTGGCTGAACACCAAAAAATAGTGTTCTCTTTCTTTGAACAGAAGAATTTACAGACTCTTTCTTATAGCATAGGACCAAAGACTGTAGAATAAGGTATGCAAGTGGGCAACCCTCTACTTCTAATGATTGGTTGTTCAATTTGTAGGCATAGTTAGAATGCAACTCAGTCCGCTAGGTGCTAGCGTTGAGCGTTGGACTCTGGAACTGTTTGCTTAATATCTGGCATTTTTATTTTGCCTGTTCAAATTAGCTGCACGAACTTCAGCATATATGATTTTAGGCTGGTCCTGGTTTAATGGAGATAAAAGGAACAATCAACACTCATTAAGTTTATTGTTGCTTCTTGAGTGGGCTTTTCTTTCAGTCCCCATTTGGATCCTTGGAACTGAAATCTATTCTAATAATCACAATTTAGTCAAAATCAATGAAATTAATAATCCGCTGCAGGCTCGCAACGAGCGAGCGTACGTGCATACTTTTTACAAGTTATATAGCAGAAACATATCATGAGGAATCAATTTTTATCTCTCACATCCTATGAATTTAAGACAAACTTATATCTTAACTTCAGAAAgttgtggaatgtcaaattccaagccAAATAACCTAGTCTATAAAGTAAATTCTAATTTCTCCAAAATGAGGATCCAAACAGGCCCTATTGATAAAATTCTATTGAATATCTtgggaaggaaataaaacattacaaTAGAAGGACTTGATGAAATTCCATGATTCATGGTAGTATTTGTGATGCATCTTGCTGTACTGACACCATGTTTCTTGCAGCAATGGATCGATCTTGCACGAGTTACAGGCGTGCAAAGAACTAACAAAGAGCTGCCTTCTCCTGAGGTTTCGAGCGCATCTGAAATGCCACTGCTAGAATGTGGCACGGCAGAGGTACAGAATGCGGACGACAGCAGTAACCAGTCAAATGACTTGACATAAGTTATCGCGCAGTGGCCATACAAAACACAGAGCAGCTTCCTTCCATGGCACACCGTATACTAGACAAACCGTACATGCATATAAATGGGACTGTCTTCTTAGAGCCAGGCTGTGAAGCTTAGCCATCGCGTCATGTGGAGAGACGAATCTGAAATCCTGAAGAGTAAAGCTTTTGAAGACTTTCGACTTGTTATGATCACAGCCATTTTTACACACCATCATGGGGTGAATACCGTTTGTACATTCATAGAGGAGACGGCCGAAGAATTCTTTGGAGCACGTACAGCATTTTACACGTGAAATTTGTTCAGAAAACATTACTGGAGATTGTCACATGGCAAAAAGGATCAGGATCGTTGCTTGTGAATTGTGATGCACCTTGTATGCAATGCACTTGAATCCAGAGTGCACGTGTGATTTTATTGTCTGAACGAACCGTGCGACGGCCTGATGTTTCCTGTGGTATTGCTGTGGTGTGATCAAACTAGTCCCTATGTTTCCAGTATTCCACGTTTGCCTTTCCAACGCTGGTGAGTCAGTGAGTGGTGAACCATGAAGTCGGTTTTTTTCTTGACAGATTACCAGCATGTATCCTCTCCGCTCCTGTTTGGATTGAATCCCGGGCCACGCAAAGTTTACCCGGCACTCCGGCTGCGGCAGGCAGATCTGATCCCAGGAAGTCAAAATCCAACGCGTGGGAATCTTAtggctgcctgcctgcctgccagtGCCAGGCAAGCAGCATGCCTGATGTCAAACCAAATAGGCTGGCTTCACGTGGCATTTCTTCCTCGTAACCGCGTGTCAAAAAAGGTACAGAGCACTGCAGTCACGAAGAATTCATGGCATGACAGAAGTGATATTGTTGGTTCGTGCTAGAATCATCAGATCGCTCTCTGCTCAAAAAGTCTGAAACAAGGAGACAATGCTTAGTGG
This genomic window contains:
- the LOC100191628 gene encoding protein RETICULATA-RELATED 6, chloroplastic-like isoform X1, whose translation is MLPHAPSRTSGALRFKPHLPTKPPLLTSSSTATPASASASTRGRLCAAAAAAATRRDLLVLVPSLVAASTVLQSLPLAASAAAGDDKPAPPTPAQAQAPASPASPPPPPPADEPALSRVYDATVIGEPQAVGKEARRRVWEKLIAARVVYLGESELVPDRDDRVLELEIVRKLAAGCAEAGRSISLALEAFPCDLQEQLNRFMDGRIDGNTLRLYTSHWAPERWQEYEPLLNYCRDNGIKLVACGTPLEVVRTVQAEGIRSLSKAQRKLYAPPAGSGFVSGFTSISGRSLIDKISSTRGSPFGPSSYLSAQARVVDDYTMSQTIMKEISNGDPSGMLVVVTGASHVMYGPRGIGVPARISKKMQKKNQVVILLDPERQSIRREGEIPVADFLWYSAAKPCSRNCFDRAEIARVMNAAGRRREALPQDLQKGIDLGVVSPEILQNFFDLEKYPVMAELIHRFQGFRERLLADPKFLNRLAIEEAISITTTLLAQYEKRKGRFFEEIDYVLTDTIRGSVVDFFTVWLPAPTISLLSFADDGSGESVELLKGILGSLPDNAFQKGIVGQNWNINQRFASVLMGGLKLAGVGFISSIGAGVASDVLYGARRILKPSANMEVGRKRSPIWKSAAVYSCFLGTSANLRYQVIAGLIEHRLGENLMAYYDQPLIANLLSFVSRTVNSYWGTQKNLQTLSYSIGPKTVE
- the LOC100191628 gene encoding Protein RETICULATA-RELATED 6, chloroplastic-like; the encoded protein is MLPHAPSRTSGALRFKPHLPTKPPLLTSSSTATPASASASTRGRLCAAAAAAATRRDLLVLVPSLVAASTVLQSLPLAASAAAGDDKPAPPTPAQAQAPASPASPPPPPPADEPALSRVYDATVIGEPQAVGKEARRRVWEKLIAARVVYLGESELVPDRDDRVLELEIVRKLAAGCAEAGRSISLALEAFPCDLQEQLNRFMDGRIDGNTLRLYTSHWAPERWQEYEPLLNYCRDNGIKLVACGTPLEVVRTVQAEGIRSLSKAQRKLYAPPAGSGFVSGFTSISGRSLIDKISSTRGSPFGPSSYLSAQARVVDDYTMSQTIMKEISNGDPSGMLVVVTGASHVMYGPRGIGVPARISKKMQKKNQVVILLDPERQSIRREGEIPVADFLWYSAAKPCSRNCFDRAEIARVMNAAGRRREALPQDLQKGIDLGVVSPEILQNFFDLEKYPVMAELIHRFQGFRERLLADPKFLNRLAIEEAISITTTLLAQYEKRKGRFFEEIDYVLTDTIRGSVVDFFTVWLPAPTISLLSFADDGSGESVELLKGILGSLPDNAFQKGIVGQNWNINQRFASVLMGGLKLAGVGFISSIGAGVASDVLYGARRILKPSANMEVGRKRSPIWKSAAVYSCFLGTSANLRYQVIAGLIEHRLGENLMAYYDQPLIANLLSFVSRTVNSYWGTQQWIDLARVTGVQRTNKELPSPEVSSASEMPLLECGTAEVQNADDSSNQSNDLT